The following nucleotide sequence is from Marispirochaeta aestuarii.
TAGATAATGGTTCCTGCACTCCTTGTTGGGACAGAAAGGGGGATGAAACATTATAAAAACTCCTTTTTTTCAGTGGTTCTACTGCTAAATACCAGCAGAACAAGGAGTTTGCTTCAGATCATCCCCACGGTTCGGGACACTACACAAAGCTTTCACTCTTCCAGGGCACTTCCACAAGCTTAAGCAGCCGTGAAAACAGGCAGTGTACCTGGAAACAGCTTCAGCGAATCAGGATTCAGCATAAAAGCAGTTTTCAGATCTGCCCCCGCAAAAAAAACTTGACAGATACCGCATATCGTTCAACAATACAATAAATATTAAACTGTTAAACTAATTCACCATTACTCCAGCTTAGGAGGCAGCATGAGAAGGAACTGGTACCGCATCGTCCTGGCGATTTCGGTGGTAGTACTGTGGTTATTATTGACCCGCCCGGTAACAGGGCAGGAACTTACAGCCGGTCTGATACTGGCACTGATTCTGGCGCTGAGCCCCCTTCCGGGTTCAAAAGTATACGGCGAAATCAGCCTTGTGCCGAAAAAGATACTCGCGTCCTTTGTATATCTCATTATTTTTCTGGCCGCAGTTTTTAAATCCAATATCGATGTCGCGCTGCGTGTTTTAAGCCCCAGGCTCCCGATAAATCCCGGGATCGTGCGGGTAAAAACCCGCTTGCGGAGTGCCCTCGGCCGGATGGTTCTGGCCAATTCCATTACCCTGACACCCGGTACCATAACCGTCGATATCCGCGACGACGACCTGTTCATCCACTGGATCAACATTCAGTCCACCGACGTCCAGGAATCTACTCAGAAAATCGTCAGTGATTTTGAACGTCATTTGGAGGTGATCTTTGGCTGATCTTATTCTTTTTGTCGCCGGCATCATTGTCCTGGCTGCCCTGGTGCTTGCCTTTGTCCGCTTTCTTGCCGGCCCCGATTATATGAACAGAGTGGTGGCCTTCGATGCCCTGACGATCATGTCGCTCTCGGTAATCATCATGCTGTCCCACTACCTGGAACGTACAGCCTATCTTGACGTTGCCCTGGTATACGCGCTCCTCAGCTTTCTGGGAGTAATTGCCGTAGCCCGTTTTTCGGAAAAGGAGCTCTAGAATGACTGAAATTATCGGAGCTTTACTGGTTTTGGCGGGTGCACTTTTTCTGTTTCTTGCCGCTCTGGGGCTTATCCGCATGCCGGATGTCTACAACCGCATGCAGGCGGGTACAAAAGCGACCACTCTGGGCAGCATGCTGATTTTCATCGGTTTCAGCCTTTACAACCCCGGACACTGGCAGAAGTATCTGCTCCTGATTCTCTTCATCTTTCTGACAAACCCTCTCTCGTCCCATGCTCTGGCCCGGGCGGCCCACTTCAGCGGAATCCCGGCGCTTCTGGAAAAGTACGGATCACCGGAAACCCGACGGGACGACCTCCGCGAGGCCGGAGATCCCGAACAAGGAGGTGTCCGATGATACATGCTGTACTGATTGTTTTTTCCCTGATGATGCTGGCTTCTGCCCTGGCCGCGGTACTGCTCAAGGACGTGACTGGATCGATAATCGCTGCGGGGGTTGTTTCCCTCCTGGCCAGTGTGCTGTACCTGATTTACGGTGCCCCGGATGTCGCCATGACCGAGGCGGCCATCGGGTCCGCCCTTACCACCGTTGTGTTCCTGATCGCCTGGGGCAGAATCAAGGGCGGGGAAGTTGACCAACCGGCAAACAGGGGGTCCAGCAATGATTAAACGCATGAGCGTTCTGGTCCTTATGGTGCTGCTGGCCCTGGTGTTCTTTCCGCTGATATCCGGGATGCAGGACAGGGCTGAAATAGGGAAGCTCGCCACGGCTTACCTGGAACAGGGGGTTGAGGATCTGAACGCCGCCAACCTGGTTACCTCTGTTATTGTCAGCTATCGCGGTCTGGACACCCTGGGGGAAGTTACGGTACTTTTCGCCGCCGCGGCGGGTATCGCTCTGGTGTTTTCCCGTAAAAACGAAAGGCGTGAAAAAAACCATGATGAACGCAGAGAACCCTCGGAACTTATTAAAACCGGTGCGGGGTTTCTGCTGCCTCCCATTTTCATCTTCGGTATCTATATCTTCCTGCACGGACACCTGACTCCCGGAGGAGGCTTTCAGGGAGGAGTAATAATCGCCTCGGGCGTTTTCTACGCCCTGGTGGCTGGGCTCAGGGAGGAACTCTCCCATGGCCTGCTTTCCGCGCTGGAAATGATTTCCGGTGCCGGCTACGTGGCCATGGGGCTGCTGGGGCTCTGGCTGGCCGCCGGTTTCCTGGACCCCCGATTTCTTCCTGCAGGAGAGTTCGGCAGCCTCTTTTCCGCCGGCGCCATACCGGTGATCTATACCCTGATCGGCGTCAAGGTCGGGGCCGAACTGTCGGGGGTAATCGATACCATGAAAAGGAGCCGCCCATGAGCACCCAGCTCTTGACTCTGCTGGCGCTGCTTTTGATGGGGATCGGGGTTTTCGGTCTCCTCTCCCGGCGCCATATCATGAAGATCATCGTAAGTTTTTCGCTGCTGGATACGGGAATCCATATCCTGCTCGTGGCAGTGGGATACCGCTCACAGGGGACGGCCCCGATTTTTGATGCGGACCTGACGGTTCGCGAGGGGCTGGCCAGGGCGGTGGACCCGGTTCCTTCCGCTCTGGTCCTTACGGCCATAGTTATAGGACTGGCTGTTACGGCGCTGATGCTCAGTTTCGCCGTTAAGATCTATCAGCGCAGAAAAACTGTCCATGTGGACAAAATAAGGGAACTCAAATGGTAAATCCTGTTATCTTCATCGCGGCTCTGCTGGGTTTTGCCTTTATCTATCCCCTGGCGGAAACCATCGGAAGAACCTTTGCCCGGGGTATCGCGCTTATCGTTATGGCGTTTTTCGCTCTGGCAGCAGTCTCATGGCTGCTGACGCTGGCCTCCGGCGCTCCGGTGATCGAAACGGGGACCGCCGGCTTCAGCGCTCCCCTCTCCATCAACCTGGCCGTTGGCGTACCCGAGGCTGCGGCCCTGACGGCCGTCTTTCTTGCCGGATTCGGCGCCCTGTTCCATCTGCTGTTCCGTGAGCAGGACCCCTGGCAGGGAAAACGGGTTGTTCTCTTTTTTATTCAGATGCTGGGAGCCGCCGGCCTGATCTTGACCCGGGATATCTTTAACCTCTTTGTTTTTATGGAGATATCCTCCTTAAGCCTCTTCGGCCTTCTGAGCACTTCCCGGGACGAACGGATTTTCGAGGGCGGCTTCAAGTACATGGTCGCTTCGGGACTGGCCTCAGCCTTTTTTCTGATCGGGGTCGCCCTTGTATACCGGGAAGCCGGAACCCTCAGTATCGACGGTATAATCGAAGCCCGGGACAGACTGCAGGGATTCAGCGCGAGCATGGGACTCCTGCTGCTTCTGACCGGGGTCCTGATCGAACTGAAACCCGCGCCGGCCAACGGCTGGGCCCTGGACACCTACGAAGCCGCCGATCACGGCATCGGTTCCATGATGAGTGCCGTCGGCGCCACCGCCATGGCCATGGTTCTCTTTAAAGTTCTGCCGATTTTTTCCTCACCGGCCCTCCCGGTTTTTAAACTCCTGGTAATCGCGGGGGCCGGTTCCTTTCTTATCTCCCAATTCGGCGCCCTGCGCCAGGAATCCTACAAACGTATGCTTGGCTACTCTTCGACGGCCCAGATTTCCCTGGTCGTCATGATTGCCGGGCTTACACCGGTCCTGCAGCATCCCCTGCGGGGATCCCTGCTTACAAGCCTCGCTGCCTTTATACCGGGCGGTGGGCCCGCTGCGGGAACCACGGCCATCGTCCTTCTTCTGCTGGTCAACCATGCCATGGCGAAGGCCGGTCTTTTCTGGATCGGCGGGGCCCTGAAAACCGCCGATACCGGCGGCGGCCCGATACTTCCCGCCTCCCTGCGCGGCCGGCCGGTTCTGCTGACC
It contains:
- a CDS encoding Na+/H+ antiporter subunit E; this encodes MRRNWYRIVLAISVVVLWLLLTRPVTGQELTAGLILALILALSPLPGSKVYGEISLVPKKILASFVYLIIFLAAVFKSNIDVALRVLSPRLPINPGIVRVKTRLRSALGRMVLANSITLTPGTITVDIRDDDLFIHWINIQSTDVQESTQKIVSDFERHLEVIFG
- a CDS encoding monovalent cation/H+ antiporter complex subunit F, translating into MADLILFVAGIIVLAALVLAFVRFLAGPDYMNRVVAFDALTIMSLSVIIMLSHYLERTAYLDVALVYALLSFLGVIAVARFSEKEL
- the mnhG gene encoding monovalent cation/H(+) antiporter subunit G, translated to MTEIIGALLVLAGALFLFLAALGLIRMPDVYNRMQAGTKATTLGSMLIFIGFSLYNPGHWQKYLLLILFIFLTNPLSSHALARAAHFSGIPALLEKYGSPETRRDDLREAGDPEQGGVR
- a CDS encoding Na(+)/H(+) antiporter subunit B, yielding MIHAVLIVFSLMMLASALAAVLLKDVTGSIIAAGVVSLLASVLYLIYGAPDVAMTEAAIGSALTTVVFLIAWGRIKGGEVDQPANRGSSND
- a CDS encoding Na(+)/H(+) antiporter subunit B is translated as MIKRMSVLVLMVLLALVFFPLISGMQDRAEIGKLATAYLEQGVEDLNAANLVTSVIVSYRGLDTLGEVTVLFAAAAGIALVFSRKNERREKNHDERREPSELIKTGAGFLLPPIFIFGIYIFLHGHLTPGGGFQGGVIIASGVFYALVAGLREELSHGLLSALEMISGAGYVAMGLLGLWLAAGFLDPRFLPAGEFGSLFSAGAIPVIYTLIGVKVGAELSGVIDTMKRSRP
- a CDS encoding sodium:proton antiporter → MSTQLLTLLALLLMGIGVFGLLSRRHIMKIIVSFSLLDTGIHILLVAVGYRSQGTAPIFDADLTVREGLARAVDPVPSALVLTAIVIGLAVTALMLSFAVKIYQRRKTVHVDKIRELKW